The nucleotide sequence CGCACGGACGACACCCGAGGCGACACCAGCAGCGCACAAGGCCGAGGAGGCGGCGCCGGGCTCGGGCTGGCCATCGTCGCCTCGCTGGTCGGCGCCCACGGCGGCCACGTCGGCGTCATCACGCCCGCCGACGGCCGCGGCGCGGTCTTCCGCGTCACGCTGCCGACGATTGATCAAGGCGTCGAGCTGCACACACCATGATCGTGTGTCACGCTGTTCGGCGTGACAGAGGTGCACCGCGCGGCGCGGATCGAGGACGCGGTGCACGACGTCCTCGAAGGCTGGCTACGCAAGCGCGGCTGGTCCGCGACCGTCGTCCCGTACACCGGCTACGGCGCCCCCGGCTGGGTCCGCGTGATGGGCCGCGTCATGGTCAGCCGCCCCGACAAGGGCCGCCCCCGCAAGGCCGGCAAGCTCCGGGGCTGGCGCAGCTTCACCACCGTCTCCGCCAAGGACGCGCCGGTCACCGTCGAGGTCGCCGGCCGCCGCCACGAGGCCGTCGCCGACCGGGGCGGCTTCATCGACACCGTGGTCAAGGCCGACCTCGAACCCGGCTGGCGCACCGTCGCCATCAGCAGCGGCACCGGCGCCCCGGTCGAGGCCCCGGTCCGCATCGTCGACCCGGACGCCCGCTTCGGCGTGGTATCCGACATCGACGACACCGTGATGGTCACCGCGCTGCCCCGCCCGCTGCTCGCCGCGTGGAACACCTTCGTCCTCGACGAACACGCCCGCGCCGCCGTCCCCGGCATGGCCGTCCTCTACGAACGCCTCACCACCGCACACCCCGGCGCGCCCGTCTTCTACCTGTCCACAGGCGCGTGGAACGTCGCACCCGCCCTCACCCGCTTCCTCTCCCGCCACCTCTACCCGCTCGGCCCGCTCCTGCTCACCGACTGGGGCCCGCAGCGGGACCGCTTCTTCCGCAGCGGCCGCGCGCACAAGCTGGCCGCGCTCAACCGGATGGCCGAGGAGCTGCCGTGGATCCGGTGGCTGCTCATCGGCGACGACGGCCAGCACGACCCGGAGATCTACCGCACCTTCGCCGAGACGCACCCCGACCACGTGGCCGCGGTCGCGATCCGCGCGCTCTCCCCCACCCAGGCCGTCCTCGCCGGCGGCCTCCCGTCGCCGGCGGGCCAGGAGCTCACCACCTCCGACCGGGCCGGCAAGCACTGGTTTTCCGCCCCGGACGGCGCGGGCCTGTGGAAACTGCTCGCCGAGTCGGGCGCTCTCAACCCCGAATAACAAGATGTGGGCTACCGCGGCGTCCGCCGTGGTCCGGACCGTTGCTCCCGCGGCCTCACCCTTCGTCGCTGGTCGCGGTCCACACAAGCTTGTCCACAGGGCTGGCCGGCGTCGCGGCCAGGACCGGGCTGTGGACGACCCGGTCGACCACCGCCTGTGGACCGCCGACGAAAGTGGCGGTGTCGTCAACTTCCGTGGCGACGCACCAGGAACGGTCCGCCGGCCACAGCAGGCTCGGCGACTGCGGGGTAAAGCCGAACGGTGCCGGCTGGTGCCACCCCATCTCCAGCGCCGCCCGCAGCGGTCCGCGAAACAGCAGGTAGTCACGGCCGGGAAGGCGCAGCCGCGGCAGCCCCCATACGCGCGGTGACACGCCCGGGGTCACCGGCAGCCGCACCGGCGGGCCGCCGCGCTCCTCGTCCACAGCCCACGCGGCGACGCCGCCGCCGTCGACCCATCCCCAGCCTTCCCACAGGGCGTGGTAGCACTCCTGGTCACCGGTCGCCGGGGCGAGCACGTCGAGCAGGGTGGCCAGCGCCGCCGGGGCGAGGCTGCCGACCCGCACGTCACCGCCGGGGTCATCGCCCGTCTCGACGGGATGCGGCACCCGCGCGTACGCCGCGAAGCCCGGCGGCACCACCGAGCCGACCGTGCCGTCCAGCCCACGCAGCCGGGTGACGATCCAGTCGCCGGGCGTCACGTCGGCGAGCGGCGTCAGGTTGTCCATACCCACGCGCCTAGCATGCACCCGCTAGGCTCCCGTGCGATGATCGCCACCGGGATCCGCGTGTCCACAGTGCTGCTGGCGACCCTCCTGGCGACGGGTGCCTGTGGACAGGGCGAGCCGCCGCCTCCGCCACCCGCCCCGGCCGGCGCCGTGAACGGCCTCGGCGAGGGAGAGACCGTCACCGCGGCGTCGCTCGCGATGACCGACCTGCGCCGGCGGCTGGACAAGCATTTCGACGGCCCGTGGGAGCACCTGGGCTACCGCCTGCCCGCCGGCACCGGCTGGGACGCGCTGACCGCGCACTACGCGGGTGAGCTCGGCGCGACGTGGACGGAGGACACGCGGTACCCGGAGGACGGCGGCACCGGCTACCGCTCGAAGGTGTGGCGCGACGGCGACTTCTCGGCCGGCATCGCGCTCGTCGAGGGGCGGCCGCCGGCGGACGGCGCGGCGCTCATCGTGTTGGTGTCCGAGGACGACTAGCGGAGGAAAACATCGTGCGGGGGATACGGGGGACGCTGGCGGCTGCCGCCGGGATGGTGCTTGTCGCGGCCGGCATGCAGCTGTTCTGGCCGGACGCGCAGGCCGGCACCGGGCTGCGGGCGGCCGCCGCGGGGCAGGCCGCGGTGCGCGATCCGGTGCCACTGCTCCAGCTGGAAAACGGTGCCGGTACGCCACTGTGGACGCTGTCCCGCGCGGAGGCGGACGCGGCGGTGGCCCAGCACGGCTTCCGCCTGCTGCCCAACCGGTTGGGCTACCTACGGCAGGCCGCGTTCACCGGCTCGCAGCCGGTCTACCGGCTCACCCGGACCGGCGGCGCGGGGTGGCTGCTGACCGCGTCCACGTCGGAGCGTGACGCGCTCGTCGCGGCCGGGACCTTCCGGTACGAGGGCGTTGTCGGGCACGCCGCCGCACGGCCGGCCACCGGCCTGGCGCTGCTGTCCCGCTTCTCCGGGCCGGCCGGCTGGCGGGTGTCCCTGGAGGCGCCGTACGGCAACCCGGACGACCTGCTCGCCCGCGGCTTCAAGCGGGACGGGCCGCTGGGCTACGTGCATCCACAGTGGAACCGCGTGGGCGCCCTCTACTTCGGCACCTGGAACGCCGGCTCCAACGCCCGCATCATCCAGGGCGGGTACGACTTCTACAAGCGCACCTACCCCGACTGGTGGGCCGGCGTCCGCGACTTCTCCGGCGCCGACCCGACCGTGCCCGCGTACAAGGGGCTGTGGCCGGACGAGGACTTCTCCGACCGCGCGCCGTCGATCGGCTTCTACGACGACGCCCAGGTGTCCACCGTGGAGAAGCACATCACCCAGGCGTCCTCGGCCGGGCTGGACCACTTCACGTTCTACTGGTACTGGAACCCCGCCGAGCGCACCGAGCGGCACGCCGCCGGGCTGCGCTCGTTCCTGCGCGCGGGCAACCGGGACGCGCTCGACTTCGGCATCAGCATCTGCGCCCACGCCTGGGACAACGGCATCCTGAAGATCCCCGCGGACCAGTACGGCCTGGTCGCCGGCACACTGGTCGGCGACTACCTGGCACAGCCCAACTACCTGCGGGCCAACGACGGGCGGCCGATCGTGTGGCTCTGCGACACCCGCGGCATCGGCGACGGTAGCGCCGCCGCCGTCCGGGGCTTCGTCGGCGAGCTGCGCACGCGGGCCCGCGCCGCGCTCGGCGAGGAGATCCTCGTGCTCGCCCACCAGGACCTGGGGCTGGTGCTCGGCAACGTCGGCGCCGACGGCAGCTACTGCGCCGCCCCGTACGCGGCCGTGCAGGCGGGCACCTACGCCGGCTACGTACGCGGGCAGCGGGCGACGTTCAACGCGGGCGCGCCGGCGTACGTCCGATGTGTCATGTCCGACTTCGACGAACGTCCCCGCTACCCGATCCTCGTGCCGAACGCGGCGGACGTGACGTTCTTCCCGGACCAGACCTTCGACCTGTTCACCCAGGCGGCGCGGAACGCGGCGACCGACATCGCCGGTTCCACCCGCACCTCCGCGGTGGACAACTTCGTGCTCGTCTACGCCTGGAACGAGTGGCACGAGGGCGGCTACATCGAGCCCAACGCCCGCGACGGCTGCCGGTACCTCGACATCCTCCGGACCGAGCTGAGCCTGACCGCCGGCTCAGGCTGCGTCGCCAACCCCTAGGACCGCCACACCTGAAAGCTCGGGCCGTCCGCCGGCAGCGTCACCGCGCCGGCGGCGTCCGGGCGCAGGTCGGCCGCGCCGCCGTACACGTTGGCGCCGCCCGGCACGCCGGTGAGCCGGACCGGCTCGCCGGTCGCCCGCCGGGCGAGCACCAGCACGCTCTCGCCCTCGGTCTCGCGGACGAAGGCGAGCGCGTCGGCGTCCGCGTGCACCCAGCGCAGGCCGCCGTGCCGCAGGGCGGGCGTGTCCCGGCGCAGCGCGACAAGCTCCCGGTACCGCGCGAACGTGGCGTGGTCCCACTCCCCGGTCCGCTGCCACGGCATCGGCGTGCGGGAGTCCTCGCCGTCGACGCCGCGCAGGCCGATCTCGTCGCCGGCGAAGACCATCGGCGTGCCCGGCATCGTCATCAGCAGCCCGGCCGCGACCTCCTGCCGGTACGGGTCGCCGACCACGGTGCGGACGCGGGCGGTGTCGTGCGAGCCGAGCAGCGTCCACGAGTGGGTCAGGGCGCGCCACGACACCCGGGCGGCGAAGGCCCGCACGGTGGCGAGGGCGGCCACCCCGTCCCGGCGCGGCACCCCGCCCGGCACGCCGAGGAACAGCGGCAGGTCGAGGTCGTCCCCGCGCAGCCAGGTCCAGAGTGGACGCAGGAAGCCGGCGTAGTTCATCGTGCCCTGCCAGCCGTCGCGGTCCAGGTCGCCGGTGTGGTCGTGGGCGTGTTCGGCGACGAAGAGCCCGTCGCCCGCCGCGGCGCGCAGGTGCGCGGCCACCTCGTGGGTGTACGCGTCGGCGCCGCACCGCCCGGTCATGTTGGCCACGTCGACCCGCCAGCCGTCCAGGCCGTACGGTGGCCGCCGCCAGGCCCGCACCACCTCGGCGAGCCGCTCCCGCAGCACGGGCGAGGCCCAGTTGAGCTTCGGCAGCGTCTTCACACCGGTCCACGACTCGTAGTCGCCGCTCTCGTCGAAGTAGTACATCGCCCGCTCGGAGGCCTCCACATCGGACACCGCGGCGGTGAACCACGGATGCGCGTCGCCGGTGTGGTTGGTGGTGACGTCCCCGATGAGCCGCCACCCGCGGGCGTGCACCGCGGCGGCGAGCCGGGCCAGCGCCGCGTCGCCGCCGAGCAGCGGGTCGATGCGGTCGAACGCGGCCGCGTCGTACCGGTGGTTGGAGCGGGCCGGGAAGATGGGCGTCAGGTAGACGGTGTTGACACCGAGCCGTTCCAGGTGGTCCAGGCGCCCCGCGATACCGTCGAGGTCGCCGCCGTAGAACTGCCGCTGCACGAGCGCCTGCCCGGTGTCGACCGGCGTGTCCCAGTCGCAGGGCACCGCCCAGTCCGGCGCCGGCGGCAGGTCCCGTCCGGATCGGGCGAAGCGGTCCGGGAAGATCTCGTACACGACGGCGTCGCGGGACCAGGCCGGCGGCGGGTCGTGGGCGACGAGGCGGAAGTCGAGGTCGTCCGGCACGTCGTGGGCGGCGACGCCGAGCCCGTTCAGCCACCGGTCGTCGACGAGGAACCGGTAGTTGGTGACCGGGTTGCGCACGACCACCTCGGCCCGCCACCAGGTCGCGTCCGGCGTGGTGCGGTCGACCGCCGCCGGCGTGAAGTGCGGCTCACCGTCCGGTGTGGACCGCACGTGGACGCGCCGCGCGGGCGTGCCCGCCGGCACCCGCACGAACACGGTCACGGTCTCGCCGAGGGCCGGGGTCTGTGTGGACACCATGGTCCCGTCGTGGTGTGGCACGTGGCTATCCCTTCACTGCTCCGGCGGTCAGGCCCGAGACGATGTAGCGCTGCAGGAACTGGAAGACGAGCACGGTCGGTACCGCGGTCAGCAGCGTGCCGGCGCAGAAGACGCCGAAGTTGTTGTTCCGCTCGCCGGAGATGAGCCCGTACATGCCGACGGCGAGCGTCTTGGAGCCGGTGTCGGTCAGGAACACGTTGGCTATGAGGAACTCGTTGACGGTCGCGATGAACACCAGCAGCCCGGTGACCGCCAGGATCGGCGCCACCAGCGGCAGCATGATCCGGAAGAACACCTGTGCGTGCGTGGCCCCGTCGATGGTGGCCGACTCGTCGAGCTCGCGGGGCAGCGTGTCCAGGAAGCCCTTCATCAGCCAGGTGTTCACGCCCAGCGCACCGCCGAGGTACAGCAGCACCAGGCCCCACGGCGTGTTGAAGCCGACCGCCGGCCACAGCCCGGTGACCGTGCTGAACATCAGGAAGATCGTGACGATCGCGAGGAACTGCGGGAACATCTGGATGAGCAGCAGCGCCAGCAGCCCGGTGCGGCGGCCGCGGAAGCGCATGCGGCTGAACGCGTACGCGGCGAGCGCGCCGAGGAAGACCGCCGCCGCCGAGGCGAGGCCGGCGATCAGCATCGTGTTGGCGAACCAGCTCGCGAATCTCGTCTCCGACAGCAGCCGGCCGAAGTTCTCCAGCGACAGCCCGGTCGGCACCAGCTCGGTCGACGACAGCGTGCCGCGCGGGTTGAGCGCCGCCGACAGCACGAACAGGATCGGGAAGAGCGCGAACGCGACGGCGCCGGCCGCGACCGCGTGGCGTAGCGGAAGTGTTCTCATGCGTACAGCTCCTCCTGGCGGCGGGTGCGCCGGAAGCTGACCGCCGACAGCAGCGCGACGATCGCGAAGATGAAGACGGAGATGGCGGCCGCGAACCCGTACTGCGCGCCGGCGGCGCCGAACGCGAGCCGGAACGTGTACGTGATCAGCAGGTCGGTCGCGCCGGCGGTGGGATTGTCGGCGGGGAACGGGCCGCCCTCCGTGGTGAGGTAGACCGCGTTGAAGTTGTTGAAGTTGAACGCGAAAGACGAGATCAGCAGCGGGGTCAGCGCCACCATCAGCAGCGGCAGCGTCACCTGCCGGAACGACTGCCACGGCGCGGCGCCGTCCACCTTGGACGCCTCGGTGAGCTCCTTCGGTATCGCCTGCAGCGCGCCGGTGGCGACCAGGAACATGTACGGGAAGCCGAGCCACATCTGCACGAGCACGACCGCGAGCCGCGCCGACCAGACCCCGCCGAGCCAGTCGACGTCGAGCCCGAACAGCCGGTTGACCAGCCCGAAGTCGGTGTTGAACAGGTCCCGCCAGACAAGCAGCATCGCGAACGACGGCATCGCGTACGGCAGGATCAGCAGCACCCGGTACAGGGAGCGGCCGCGCATCCGCGGCGTGTGCAGGGCGAACGCGCACAGCAGGCCGAGCCCGAAGGTGACCGCGACCGAGCCGACGGCGAACGCGACGTTCCACAGCAGCGTGCGCAGGAACGGGCCGGAGATGGTCGAGTCGGTCAGCACGCGGGAGAAGTTCTTCAGCCCCACGCCGACCTTCCAGCCCTGCGCGAGCCGCTCCCCGTCGGCGGCGACGAACGCGCCGGCACCCTCGTCGGCCGTCCAGGTGCGACCTGTCGCGGTGTCCCGGACGCAGTCGCAGCCCGCGGCGTACTCCCGGGTCGCCTTGCCCTCGTAGGCGCGGGACAGCCCCGACGAGCGGATCGCGCCCCCGGCCGTGGGCACCGCGAACGCGGTGATCTCGGCGCTGCGGGCGCCGGCCTGCGCGGCGGTGAGCACGGTGTACCCGCGCGCGGCGGTCACCTTCCCGGCGGAGTTGACGGTCACGTCACCTTCCGGGAGGGCGCGCAGCCCGGTGGCGTCACCGGCGGAGACCGCGCGCGTGGCGGGGTCGGTGACGAGGAAGACCAGCGGGCCGGTCGCCGGTTCACCGGTGGTGGCGACCGCGAGGGCGTACTCGGTGGAGCCCGGCACCTGGGTGACCGACGCGGTCTGGATGGCCACGATGGCCTCGTCCTTGCTCCCCCGGTGGCCGTCGCCGAAGTTGGTGAACGCGGTGCTGGCCGTGTAGAGGATCGGGAAGACCTGGAACGCGATGAGGAAGAGCGTGCCGGGCACGAGGTACTTGGCCGGCACGTGCCGGCGGGTCAGGTAGAGGTAGAAGATCGCGGCGGTGGTGCCGGCGAGGATCGCCAGGCCGGCCCAGGCGCGCGCCTCCACCAGCGGAAACGCGGCCCAGATCGCGATGCCGGCGGCGAGGCCGAGCAGCACCACCTTCGCCGCCAGGCCGGTGAGCGTGACCGGCGCCGAGTCACGCGCGGTGCGCGGCCGCTGCGGGCGGTGCCGGCCGCCGTCCGGGGCCACGACGGGCGGCCCCGGACTCGTCAGTTGGGTGGCCATCTACCTGATCTGCCCGGAGATCGTCTTGGCGGCGGCGTTGACCGTGGTGGCGACGTCGGCGCCGCCGATGATCGCGGCCTCCGCCTTGCCGAACGGGTCCCAGATCGCGGCCATCTCCGGTATCGCCGGCAGCACCGCGCCGGCGCGGCCCGCCTCCTGGAACTTGACCAGGTCCCCATCTTCGGCCTTGACCTGGTCGAGCGCGGCGGTGAGCGCCGGCGGCCGCGGCTCCGCCTTGTAGAGGGCGACGGCAAGGTCGGGCACCGTCAGGTAGTTCGCCACGAACTCCTGCGCGAGCGCCTTGTTCTTGCCCTTGGCCGCCACGTAGAAGGCCTGCACGCCGACGAACGGCGTGGCCGGCTCGCCGCCGGCGAACCCGGGCACCGGCGAGATGTCGTAGGCCAGCCCCGCCTTCTTCACGTCCGTGATCGCCCACGGCCCGGAGACGAGGAACGCGCACTTCTTGGCCGTGAACGTGGCGATCGAGTTCTCGCCGCCGATCGAGCGCTTGAGCGCGCCGTCGCCCTTCTCCCCCAGAGCCCGGATCTTCTTGAACGCGGCCACCGAGCCCGGAGTGCCGACGCCCAGGTCCTTGGGGTCGTAGTCGCCGTTCGCGGCGGTGCCGAAGAGGTAGCCGCCGGCCGAGGTGTAGAGCGGGTAGAGGTGGTAGGCGTCGCCGCTCTGCCCGACCTGCAGGCACAGGATCTCGCTGGCCTTCTTCTGCGCCTTGAGCCGCTTGCCGGTCGCGACAAGGTCCTCCACAGTGGCCGGTGCCTGCGGCGCGAGGTCGGTGTTGCGGATCAGGGCGATGTTCTCCATCGCGTACGGCACGCCGTACACCTGGCCGTTGAACGTGACCGCCTTGAGGGCGATCTCCGCGAAGCCGGCCTTCTGCTGCGCGGACAGCTGCACCGGGTCGATGGCGCCGTTCTGCACCAGGTTGCCGATCCAGTCGTGCGCGCCGACCATCACGTCCGGCCCGCTGCCCTGCTGGGAGGCGGTCACGAACGTGGTCTGCTGCTCGTCGGCTATCTCCTGCACCTCGACGGTGACGCCGTTCTCCTGGCCGAAGTGGTCGGCGAACGGCTTGAGGGCGGCGGTGCGCTTGGTGTCTGCCCAGATCACCAACCGGCCACCGGCCGCCTTCGCGGCGGGCGAGTCGGACGCGGCCGGCTCGTCGCCGCCACCACCGCAGCCGGTGGCGGCGAGCGACAGGGCCAAGGCGGCGGCGACCACACCCGCGGTACGGATGCGCATGGGAGCTCCTATTCAGTTGCGCGTGGGGGTTGTTGCCGCCGCACGCTAGCAACTTCTTGCAGCATTCGGAAGGCCTTTCATGCGCGGCTCGCCGTGGCGCCCGGCAGCACGGGGACCCTCGAGCCGGTTGATCAGGGACTTCGTGGGTGGACACGCCGACGGACACGCCCACCAACTCCCTGATCAACAGCGAGAGCCCCGCAGGACGCGGGCACAGCAAGCGGTTCACAAATGGGCGTCGATGTTGCTAGTTTGTTGCGACAGTGTGCGGAAGTTCTTGCAGGCGTAGCAAAACGTTCCGATCCCCCCTACCCGGGAGTGCGCAGTGACACTTCGAAGAAGGGCCGCGACCAGCTGGGCAGCGGCCGCGACCATCCCGTTGCTCCTGCTCACCGCCGTCACCGTCGCCACCGCGCCGGCCGCACAGGCCGCCGTCGCGAACGGGTCGTCGATCGTGCACCTGTTCCAGTGGCGGTGGAGCTCCATCGCGCGGGAGTGCGAGACCACGCTCGGGCCCAACGGCTGGGGCGGCGTCCAGGTCTCCCCACCGCAGGAGCACGTCGTGCTGCCGAGCGCCGAAGGCGCCACCTACCCCTGGTGGCAGGACTACCAGCCGGTCTCGTACCGGCTCGACGAGACGCGGCGGGGCACCCGCGCCGAGTTCGTCGACATGGTCACCCGCTGCCGCAACTCGGGCGTCAAGATCTACGTCGACGTCGTGCTCAACCACATGAGCGGCACCGGTTCGGCCGGCAGCGGCCCCGGCAGCGCGGGCACGGTGTACAGCAAGTACGAGTACCCGAACCTGTTCAACGACGGCTCCGGCGACGCGTACACCTACCCGGACTTCGGCTCCTGCTACACGACGATCAGCAACTGGGGCAACAAGGCCGAGGTGCAGGACTGCGAGCTGCTCGCGCTCGCCGACCTCAACACCGGCGACCCCGAGGTGCGCCGCAAGATAGCCAAGTACATGAACGCGGTGATCGACCTCGGCGTGGCCGGCTTCCGGGTGGACGCGGCCAAGCACGTGCAGGAGGCGCACCTGGCCGACGTCATCTCCCGCCTGCACGACGTGCCCGGCTTCGGCGGCCGGCCGGACATCTTCCACGAGGTGTACGGCGACGCGACGATCCCCTACACCGCGTACGCGCCGCTGGGCAAGGTGACAAACTTCGACTACCAGCGGGCGGTCGCCAGCGGCTTCCAGGGCGGCAACATCGCCCAGTTCGCCAACCTGCCGAACTATGGCGGGCTCTCCGGCGGCCAGGCCGTCGTGTTCGTCGACAACCACGACACCCAGCGGGCCAGCCCCACCCTGACGTACAAGAACGGCGACCGGTACTACCTCGCGGACGCGTTCATGATGGCCCACCCGTACGGCACCGTGCAGCTGATGTCGAGCTACGCGTTCGGCGCCAACCAGGCGCAGGGCCCGCCCAGCTCGTCCAACGGCACGACCAGCGCCACCGACTGCGCGAACGGCCAGTGGATCTGCGAGCACCGCAACGAGCAGGTCGCCGGCATGCCGAGCTTCCGCAACGCGACCGAGGGCACCGGCGTCTCCGGCACGGTGACCGACGGCAACGGTCGGCTGGCGTTCGCCCGCGGCAGCCGCGGCTACGCCGCCTTCAACGCGACCGGCGACGCGTGGAGCCGCACGTTCAGCACGAGCCTGCCGGACGGGACGTACTGCAACGTCGCACGCGGCACCTTCAACGCGACGACCGGCGCCTGCAGCGGCGGCACGATCGGCGTCGCGGGCGGCGCGTTCACCACGAGCATCCCGGCCAACCGGGGCGTGGCCCTGCACGTCAACGCGCGTACCAACGGCACGCCCACCCCGCCGCCGCCGACCACGCCGCCGCCGGCCGGCGACACCACGTTCACCGTCACCGCGCCGACCGGCCAGGACGTCTACGTCGTCGGCTCGGTCGCGCAGCTCGGTGCGTGGACGCCGGCCAGCGGGCTGCGGCTCACACCGGGAGCGGCCGCCGGCTCGTTCAGCGGCAGCGTCTCGATCCCGGCCGGCACGGCATTCGAGTGGAAGCTGGTGCGGATCAGCAACGGCCAGGTCACCTGGGAGAGCACACCCAACCGCGGCGGTACCGGCGGCGCGGCGCACACCGCGACGTGGAACCAGGCCGGCGGCGGTGGCACGGCGGCGGTCGCGTTCAACGCGACGGCCACCACGACGTTCGGGCAGAACGTCTTCGTCGTCGGCTCCACCGCGCCGCTCGGCGCGTGGAACCCGGCCGCCGCGGTCGCGCTCTCGCCGACCCAGTATCCAGTGTGGACAGGCACGGTCTCGTTGCCGACCGGGCAGGCGGTCGAGTACAAACTGGTCAAGAAGAACCCCGACGGCACGGTGACCTGGGAGTCCGGCGCCAACCGGACGCTGACGCCCTCCGGCGGCACCACCGTGACCATCACCTGGCGCTGAGATTCGCGCGGTGCCCGCCCCTCCCCCGTGCGGGCGGGCACCGCCTCACACCTCGCGGACGCAGGTCTGCGGCGGCACCTTGGGATGGCCCATGTCCGCCAGGGCGATGTTGACGTCGGTGGGCTGGGCCAGCGACT is from Phytohabitans houttuyneae and encodes:
- a CDS encoding App1 family protein; its protein translation is MTEVHRAARIEDAVHDVLEGWLRKRGWSATVVPYTGYGAPGWVRVMGRVMVSRPDKGRPRKAGKLRGWRSFTTVSAKDAPVTVEVAGRRHEAVADRGGFIDTVVKADLEPGWRTVAISSGTGAPVEAPVRIVDPDARFGVVSDIDDTVMVTALPRPLLAAWNTFVLDEHARAAVPGMAVLYERLTTAHPGAPVFYLSTGAWNVAPALTRFLSRHLYPLGPLLLTDWGPQRDRFFRSGRAHKLAALNRMAEELPWIRWLLIGDDGQHDPEIYRTFAETHPDHVAAVAIRALSPTQAVLAGGLPSPAGQELTTSDRAGKHWFSAPDGAGLWKLLAESGALNPE
- a CDS encoding glycoside hydrolase family 99-like domain-containing protein, encoding MRGIRGTLAAAAGMVLVAAGMQLFWPDAQAGTGLRAAAAGQAAVRDPVPLLQLENGAGTPLWTLSRAEADAAVAQHGFRLLPNRLGYLRQAAFTGSQPVYRLTRTGGAGWLLTASTSERDALVAAGTFRYEGVVGHAAARPATGLALLSRFSGPAGWRVSLEAPYGNPDDLLARGFKRDGPLGYVHPQWNRVGALYFGTWNAGSNARIIQGGYDFYKRTYPDWWAGVRDFSGADPTVPAYKGLWPDEDFSDRAPSIGFYDDAQVSTVEKHITQASSAGLDHFTFYWYWNPAERTERHAAGLRSFLRAGNRDALDFGISICAHAWDNGILKIPADQYGLVAGTLVGDYLAQPNYLRANDGRPIVWLCDTRGIGDGSAAAVRGFVGELRTRARAALGEEILVLAHQDLGLVLGNVGADGSYCAAPYAAVQAGTYAGYVRGQRATFNAGAPAYVRCVMSDFDERPRYPILVPNAADVTFFPDQTFDLFTQAARNAATDIAGSTRTSAVDNFVLVYAWNEWHEGGYIEPNARDGCRYLDILRTELSLTAGSGCVANP
- a CDS encoding glycoside hydrolase family 13 protein — encoded protein: MPHHDGTMVSTQTPALGETVTVFVRVPAGTPARRVHVRSTPDGEPHFTPAAVDRTTPDATWWRAEVVVRNPVTNYRFLVDDRWLNGLGVAAHDVPDDLDFRLVAHDPPPAWSRDAVVYEIFPDRFARSGRDLPPAPDWAVPCDWDTPVDTGQALVQRQFYGGDLDGIAGRLDHLERLGVNTVYLTPIFPARSNHRYDAAAFDRIDPLLGGDAALARLAAAVHARGWRLIGDVTTNHTGDAHPWFTAAVSDVEASERAMYYFDESGDYESWTGVKTLPKLNWASPVLRERLAEVVRAWRRPPYGLDGWRVDVANMTGRCGADAYTHEVAAHLRAAAGDGLFVAEHAHDHTGDLDRDGWQGTMNYAGFLRPLWTWLRGDDLDLPLFLGVPGGVPRRDGVAALATVRAFAARVSWRALTHSWTLLGSHDTARVRTVVGDPYRQEVAAGLLMTMPGTPMVFAGDEIGLRGVDGEDSRTPMPWQRTGEWDHATFARYRELVALRRDTPALRHGGLRWVHADADALAFVRETEGESVLVLARRATGEPVRLTGVPGGANVYGGAADLRPDAAGAVTLPADGPSFQVWRS
- a CDS encoding sugar ABC transporter permease gives rise to the protein MRTLPLRHAVAAGAVAFALFPILFVLSAALNPRGTLSSTELVPTGLSLENFGRLLSETRFASWFANTMLIAGLASAAAVFLGALAAYAFSRMRFRGRRTGLLALLLIQMFPQFLAIVTIFLMFSTVTGLWPAVGFNTPWGLVLLYLGGALGVNTWLMKGFLDTLPRELDESATIDGATHAQVFFRIMLPLVAPILAVTGLLVFIATVNEFLIANVFLTDTGSKTLAVGMYGLISGERNNNFGVFCAGTLLTAVPTVLVFQFLQRYIVSGLTAGAVKG
- a CDS encoding ABC transporter permease subunit, which codes for MATQLTSPGPPVVAPDGGRHRPQRPRTARDSAPVTLTGLAAKVVLLGLAAGIAIWAAFPLVEARAWAGLAILAGTTAAIFYLYLTRRHVPAKYLVPGTLFLIAFQVFPILYTASTAFTNFGDGHRGSKDEAIVAIQTASVTQVPGSTEYALAVATTGEPATGPLVFLVTDPATRAVSAGDATGLRALPEGDVTVNSAGKVTAARGYTVLTAAQAGARSAEITAFAVPTAGGAIRSSGLSRAYEGKATREYAAGCDCVRDTATGRTWTADEGAGAFVAADGERLAQGWKVGVGLKNFSRVLTDSTISGPFLRTLLWNVAFAVGSVAVTFGLGLLCAFALHTPRMRGRSLYRVLLILPYAMPSFAMLLVWRDLFNTDFGLVNRLFGLDVDWLGGVWSARLAVVLVQMWLGFPYMFLVATGALQAIPKELTEASKVDGAAPWQSFRQVTLPLLMVALTPLLISSFAFNFNNFNAVYLTTEGGPFPADNPTAGATDLLITYTFRLAFGAAGAQYGFAAAISVFIFAIVALLSAVSFRRTRRQEELYA
- a CDS encoding sugar ABC transporter substrate-binding protein; the encoded protein is MRIRTAGVVAAALALSLAATGCGGGGDEPAASDSPAAKAAGGRLVIWADTKRTAALKPFADHFGQENGVTVEVQEIADEQQTTFVTASQQGSGPDVMVGAHDWIGNLVQNGAIDPVQLSAQQKAGFAEIALKAVTFNGQVYGVPYAMENIALIRNTDLAPQAPATVEDLVATGKRLKAQKKASEILCLQVGQSGDAYHLYPLYTSAGGYLFGTAANGDYDPKDLGVGTPGSVAAFKKIRALGEKGDGALKRSIGGENSIATFTAKKCAFLVSGPWAITDVKKAGLAYDISPVPGFAGGEPATPFVGVQAFYVAAKGKNKALAQEFVANYLTVPDLAVALYKAEPRPPALTAALDQVKAEDGDLVKFQEAGRAGAVLPAIPEMAAIWDPFGKAEAAIIGGADVATTVNAAAKTISGQIR